The following proteins are co-located in the Shouchella hunanensis genome:
- a CDS encoding glycoside hydrolase family 31 protein yields the protein MNIQAPYQFELKEKKGSLLSFYSSEAQMTAYVFVLEQGIFRVLFEKEEGLEVPQTWSIAPGCDDVPVEGRPRFSTEGFTCPTFATKEYDRHIEIATNELKAVIQKEGFRMAWFQKQQGEWVEFASDRMTQAYNFKGELGKSLKHYLKRDISEHYFGLGERTGELNRHHGRFRNLTIDAMGYDAQYSDPLYKHIPFYITRNPKTSYSYGLFYDNLAPGYIDLGRELDNYHSLYRYFEAEAGDLDYYMIGGPTVRDVVQTYTWLTGNTMMPPKWSIGYSGSTMSYTDASNAQEQLYQFIADCEEHDILCDSFQLSSGYTSIGDKRYVFHWNKEKFPDAKKLAADFREKGLRLAANIKPAFLAGHPAYEELEENGYFITDGQGKTELAQFWDGGGAYLDFTNKHAFNWWKTQVTNQLLEYGISSTWNDNNEYEIWNEHAQVNGFDHALPFQTIRGLFPLLMMKASFEAQEAFTKEERPFLISRSGGPGMQRYVQTWTGDNRTEWKTIRFNTKTGLGLSLSGIYNYGHDVGGFAGPKPDQELFIRWVQNGIFHPRFTIHSWNEDQTVNEPWMYPEATPAIRALIQLRSMLTPYWYTTFYEARTRHEPIMKPTFFDFEADAKTWEENDDFLAGPAFLVASVVEPGVDERRVYAPKSKGGWFDFYRGTAVAGGTEVTLPAPDHETPLLVKAGSMIPVNGAERTFKKKDEDVRGFLLFPEEGANHRSSYTLYEDDGISRDWKENHALVHLDMTTTADTISITVTVDHHGYVLPYKEAIFTIATGDRRTLIVNGKTIESGQRGVIC from the coding sequence ATGAATATTCAAGCACCCTATCAATTTGAGCTGAAAGAAAAAAAAGGCTCTTTACTATCTTTTTATAGTTCGGAAGCGCAAATGACAGCATATGTATTTGTACTTGAACAAGGCATATTTCGAGTTCTTTTTGAAAAAGAAGAGGGTTTAGAAGTACCGCAAACATGGAGCATTGCTCCAGGCTGCGATGATGTACCAGTAGAAGGACGTCCGCGTTTCAGCACTGAAGGGTTTACGTGTCCGACGTTTGCGACGAAAGAGTACGATCGTCATATAGAAATCGCTACAAATGAACTGAAAGCAGTGATTCAAAAAGAAGGATTTCGCATGGCATGGTTCCAAAAACAGCAAGGTGAGTGGGTTGAATTTGCCAGTGATCGAATGACTCAAGCATATAATTTTAAAGGCGAGTTAGGGAAATCGCTTAAACATTATTTAAAAAGAGATATTAGCGAGCACTATTTTGGGCTAGGAGAACGAACAGGGGAGTTAAATCGTCACCATGGTCGTTTCCGTAATCTAACAATTGATGCAATGGGTTACGACGCTCAATATTCAGACCCGCTATACAAACATATTCCCTTTTATATCACGCGCAATCCGAAAACGAGTTATTCCTACGGCTTGTTTTATGATAATCTTGCACCAGGCTATATCGATCTTGGAAGAGAATTAGATAATTACCATAGCTTGTATCGTTACTTTGAAGCAGAAGCTGGAGATTTGGACTATTATATGATCGGTGGTCCAACGGTAAGAGACGTTGTGCAAACGTATACGTGGCTTACAGGAAACACAATGATGCCACCAAAGTGGAGCATCGGATATTCTGGATCAACCATGAGCTATACAGATGCGTCCAATGCGCAAGAACAGCTTTATCAATTTATCGCTGATTGTGAAGAGCACGATATTCTCTGTGACTCTTTTCAACTATCTTCTGGTTACACTTCTATCGGAGACAAGCGTTATGTGTTTCATTGGAACAAAGAAAAATTTCCTGACGCCAAAAAACTAGCGGCGGATTTCCGTGAAAAAGGCTTGCGGCTTGCAGCGAATATTAAGCCAGCTTTTTTAGCAGGTCATCCTGCATATGAAGAACTTGAGGAAAACGGTTATTTTATTACTGATGGTCAAGGGAAAACCGAGTTAGCTCAGTTTTGGGATGGTGGTGGCGCCTATCTTGATTTTACGAACAAGCACGCATTCAACTGGTGGAAGACACAAGTGACAAACCAGTTGCTTGAATACGGTATTTCATCCACCTGGAACGATAACAATGAATATGAAATTTGGAATGAACACGCACAAGTGAATGGATTTGATCACGCGCTACCATTTCAGACCATTCGCGGGCTGTTTCCACTATTAATGATGAAAGCGTCATTTGAGGCACAAGAGGCATTTACAAAAGAAGAGCGGCCGTTTCTTATTTCGCGTTCTGGAGGGCCAGGAATGCAGCGTTACGTTCAGACTTGGACAGGTGATAATCGCACAGAATGGAAAACGATTCGCTTCAATACGAAAACCGGTCTAGGATTGAGTTTGTCAGGTATTTACAACTATGGTCATGATGTCGGTGGATTTGCCGGACCAAAGCCAGATCAAGAGTTATTTATCCGTTGGGTACAAAATGGGATCTTTCATCCACGCTTTACCATTCATTCTTGGAACGAGGATCAAACCGTAAATGAACCATGGATGTATCCAGAGGCGACACCAGCCATTCGCGCGCTCATTCAGCTTCGTTCCATGTTAACACCCTATTGGTATACGACGTTCTATGAAGCGCGCACGCGCCATGAGCCTATTATGAAACCAACATTCTTTGATTTTGAAGCGGATGCCAAGACTTGGGAAGAAAATGATGATTTCCTCGCTGGACCAGCATTTTTGGTTGCATCTGTCGTAGAGCCTGGTGTAGATGAGAGGCGTGTGTATGCACCGAAATCCAAAGGGGGCTGGTTTGATTTTTATCGGGGAACAGCTGTTGCTGGAGGAACTGAAGTGACATTGCCTGCACCGGATCATGAAACGCCTTTACTTGTAAAAGCAGGCTCCATGATACCAGTGAATGGTGCCGAACGAACGTTTAAAAAGAAAGATGAGGATGTACGGGGCTTCCTTTTGTTTCCGGAAGAGGGTGCGAATCACCGCAGCAGCTATACGTTATATGAGGACGATGGGATTTCACGTGATTGGAAAGAAAACCATGCTCTTGTTCATTTAGACATGACTACTACGGCAGACACAATATCTATAACTGTTACGGTAGATCACCATGGGTATGTACTACCTTATAAAGAAGCCATCTTCACTATTGCAACAGGAGATAGACGAACACTCATAGTTAATGGTAAAACCATTGAATCGGGTCAAAGAGGAGTGATTTGCTAA
- the uxaC gene encoding glucuronate isomerase: MFIHENFMLQNEYAKTLYHDYAKTMPIYDFHSHLDPESIANDKSYETITELWLGDDHYKWRAMRACGIEERLITGPATDKEKFFAWARTVPQLLGNPLYHWTHMELTHTFGISTLLSEETAESIWQETNRQLQEKKVTVRSLLQQANVDTLCTTDQIIDSLEEHVRIAQDKTIVTKVLPTFRADAALQVGGKNFRDFLGKLENVTGIDINNVSSYLQALTNRIDYFHERGCRASDHGIGQFRFEKATVQQAEELFTQLLQQKRLNEHERTLIQSIVLEHLGKAYADKGWVMQLHIGPLRNNNSAAFDTIGPDSGFDSIQDDSYAISLNRFFNELEQLDKLPKTICFNLDWTKNEMIAGALGNFQKEGLPGKMQLGSGWWFNDTKDGMRRQMTSLASVGVLSHFVGMLTDSRSFLSFARHDYFRRILCQFISEWMEDGEIPANLPQAGKLIQAISYQNAKRYFES; the protein is encoded by the coding sequence ATGTTTATACACGAAAACTTTATGCTTCAAAACGAGTATGCAAAAACGCTGTATCACGATTATGCCAAGACAATGCCTATCTATGATTTTCATAGTCACCTAGATCCAGAGTCGATCGCGAATGACAAATCCTATGAAACCATTACCGAGTTGTGGTTAGGTGACGATCATTATAAATGGCGCGCGATGAGAGCATGTGGTATTGAAGAAAGGCTCATTACTGGTCCTGCAACGGATAAAGAAAAATTCTTCGCATGGGCAAGAACGGTTCCTCAACTTCTCGGCAATCCTCTGTATCATTGGACGCATATGGAGTTAACACATACGTTTGGCATTTCAACGTTATTATCGGAAGAAACAGCAGAAAGCATTTGGCAAGAGACCAATCGTCAGCTACAAGAAAAAAAAGTCACAGTGCGGTCTTTGCTTCAGCAAGCCAATGTAGACACACTTTGTACAACCGATCAAATTATCGATTCATTAGAGGAGCATGTTCGAATTGCTCAAGATAAAACAATTGTAACAAAAGTGTTACCAACGTTTCGTGCAGATGCTGCTTTGCAAGTAGGTGGAAAGAACTTCCGAGATTTTCTTGGTAAATTAGAAAATGTGACTGGAATTGACATAAACAATGTATCGTCGTACCTTCAAGCATTAACGAATCGAATTGATTACTTTCATGAACGTGGCTGTCGAGCAAGTGATCACGGTATTGGTCAATTTCGGTTTGAAAAAGCTACTGTTCAACAGGCAGAAGAGCTATTTACTCAATTGCTGCAACAAAAGCGCTTGAACGAACACGAACGAACACTTATTCAATCTATTGTTCTCGAACATTTAGGGAAAGCTTACGCTGATAAGGGCTGGGTCATGCAACTCCACATTGGTCCTCTTCGTAACAACAATAGTGCTGCTTTTGATACCATCGGCCCAGATAGTGGATTTGATTCGATCCAAGATGATTCGTATGCCATTTCATTAAATCGTTTCTTTAATGAGCTTGAACAATTGGACAAGCTACCAAAGACGATTTGCTTTAATCTCGATTGGACGAAAAACGAAATGATTGCGGGTGCACTTGGCAACTTCCAAAAAGAAGGACTGCCAGGAAAGATGCAGCTCGGATCAGGCTGGTGGTTCAATGATACAAAAGACGGTATGCGCCGCCAAATGACAAGTTTGGCATCTGTTGGAGTTTTGTCTCATTTTGTTGGAATGTTAACAGATTCGAGAAGCTTTCTGTCTTTTGCTCGCCACGATTATTTTAGACGTATTCTATGCCAATTTATCAGTGAATGGATGGAAGATGGAGAGATTCCAGCTAATTTGCCACAAGCAGGAAAACTCATACAAGCTATTTCTTACCAAAATGCAAAACGATATTTTGAATCTTGA
- a CDS encoding sensor histidine kinase translates to MKSKKMKDEIKRSFFTYAIVVVTVIFFIYLLLLSIVFRLTVIEPNEANHEHVLADVESGFAAYSNGMEELVNASSTIHTFLETGEQASEAYKILYDFRNHQSLHANFLLLNDDEEVVATSFYSGTEEEARNGVALNALTHKLEGAGVVGTRLTSPLRDVHHRSSYVFSAAIGGEEGLLGYLFYFLDLQSFPDQHYVYVTDLFENVIFSNYSYGLTTLGKLDVNRKGNWITHDGDMFYKTQTTLSKQGIQIITMTPISIYRLLVLYGVLTMMISSIAILLVVWFVAPKIVAKSLQPFDGLVALMASKKKYSHLDHEPNYEEVEIIYEEYRSRVSEVERLLDENQIIMEKKRISELKHLEAKFNPHFLFNVLEMIKYELMADPQSASDMVVKTATLMRYNANFGQTLVPLGEDIRYLNDYFSLQKMRYGKRLHYEMTFIPESILDEASIPKLLIQPLIENAIKHNIHKTHSLSIEVTIKTDGDLLTIEIKDNGMGLAKEKVEEIKAIYLGEKEASEQTGLHTVHQLIQLLYGDDYGLMMHSQVEEGTIMTITLPLQKG, encoded by the coding sequence ATGAAATCAAAGAAAATGAAAGACGAGATTAAGCGCTCCTTTTTCACCTATGCCATCGTGGTGGTTACTGTTATCTTTTTTATTTATTTATTATTATTATCAATCGTATTTCGTTTAACAGTTATTGAGCCTAATGAAGCAAATCATGAGCATGTTTTAGCTGACGTAGAATCTGGATTCGCAGCCTATTCTAATGGGATGGAAGAGCTAGTTAATGCTTCATCAACGATTCACACCTTTTTAGAAACAGGAGAACAAGCAAGTGAGGCTTATAAGATCTTGTATGATTTTCGAAATCATCAGTCCTTACATGCAAATTTTTTGTTGTTAAATGATGATGAAGAAGTGGTGGCTACAAGCTTTTATAGCGGAACAGAGGAGGAGGCAAGAAATGGTGTTGCTTTAAATGCTCTTACTCATAAGTTAGAAGGCGCTGGTGTCGTTGGGACGCGTTTAACGAGCCCATTACGAGATGTTCATCATCGCTCTTCCTATGTTTTCTCAGCGGCAATCGGTGGAGAGGAAGGCTTACTTGGGTATTTGTTTTATTTCCTCGACTTACAGTCGTTTCCAGATCAACATTATGTGTACGTAACCGATTTGTTTGAGAATGTGATTTTTTCTAATTATTCCTATGGATTGACGACCCTAGGAAAACTTGACGTGAATCGAAAAGGGAACTGGATTACGCATGACGGAGACATGTTTTATAAAACACAAACGACTCTTTCTAAGCAAGGGATTCAGATCATTACAATGACACCAATATCCATTTATCGTTTACTGGTGTTATATGGTGTATTGACAATGATGATAAGTAGTATTGCTATTCTACTCGTTGTTTGGTTTGTTGCACCAAAGATTGTCGCGAAATCATTGCAGCCATTTGATGGATTAGTCGCGCTAATGGCATCAAAAAAGAAGTATAGTCATCTTGATCACGAGCCGAATTATGAAGAAGTCGAAATTATTTATGAAGAATACCGAAGTCGTGTATCTGAGGTTGAGCGATTGTTAGATGAAAATCAAATTATAATGGAGAAGAAGCGTATCAGTGAATTAAAGCATCTTGAAGCAAAGTTTAATCCTCATTTTCTTTTCAATGTTCTTGAAATGATTAAATATGAACTTATGGCTGATCCGCAAAGTGCTTCTGACATGGTAGTGAAAACAGCAACATTGATGCGCTATAACGCTAACTTTGGACAAACATTAGTGCCGCTCGGAGAGGATATACGTTATCTTAACGATTATTTTTCTTTACAAAAAATGAGATATGGAAAAAGGCTACACTATGAAATGACGTTCATTCCAGAATCTATATTAGACGAAGCGTCTATTCCAAAATTACTCATTCAACCATTAATTGAAAACGCAATCAAACATAATATTCATAAAACCCATTCTTTATCGATTGAAGTAACGATCAAGACAGACGGTGATCTGCTAACGATTGAGATTAAAGATAACGGAATGGGCCTTGCTAAAGAAAAAGTGGAAGAAATTAAAGCGATTTATCTTGGAGAAAAAGAAGCATCAGAACAAACAGGTCTTCATACTGTACATCAGCTTATACAGCTTTTATACGGAGATGATTATGGTTTAATGATGCACTCACAAGTTGAAGAGGGAACAATTATGACAATTACGTTGCCACTACAAAAGGGGTGA
- a CDS encoding response regulator transcription factor, producing the protein MLKVIIVEDEPIILKGLLYRIDWLKTNCIVIGTAESGIEGCQLILEKKPDIVITDIRMPFKDGLEMLQETKDVCQYEAIILSGYGEFQYAQQAIRLGVHNYLLKPVDLKDFEATLHELAMSVQEKRSSSQSNSHRHVLDLKVEWTEGSSYAADAIRYIEKHYDQKISLAMASKVIGLSTVSVNTKLKERTGYSFNELLTRYRLTKAIQKLQHENSLVYEVAEQTGFSDYKYFSAVFKKYIGTSPKQFLKKGM; encoded by the coding sequence ATGTTGAAAGTCATTATTGTAGAAGATGAACCAATTATTTTAAAAGGATTACTTTACCGAATTGATTGGCTCAAAACGAACTGCATTGTCATTGGTACGGCAGAAAGCGGAATCGAGGGCTGTCAGCTTATTTTGGAGAAAAAGCCAGATATTGTGATTACAGATATTCGTATGCCCTTTAAAGATGGCTTGGAAATGTTGCAAGAAACAAAAGACGTCTGTCAGTACGAAGCCATCATTCTTTCAGGTTATGGAGAATTTCAATACGCACAACAAGCGATTCGACTAGGTGTGCACAATTATCTATTAAAGCCTGTTGATTTAAAAGACTTTGAAGCGACACTTCATGAGTTAGCAATGAGTGTACAAGAAAAAAGATCATCGAGCCAATCGAACAGTCATCGCCATGTACTTGATTTAAAAGTAGAATGGACAGAAGGTTCTAGTTATGCTGCAGATGCGATTCGATATATTGAAAAACACTATGATCAAAAAATTAGCTTGGCGATGGCTAGTAAAGTGATTGGTCTTTCAACTGTAAGCGTGAATACAAAATTAAAAGAGCGAACGGGGTATAGTTTTAATGAGTTACTAACCCGTTATCGATTAACTAAAGCGATTCAAAAATTGCAGCACGAAAATAGTCTAGTCTATGAAGTGGCTGAACAAACGGGGTTTAGCGATTACAAATATTTCAGTGCAGTTTTCAAAAAGTATATTGGTACTTCACCAAAGCAATTCCTCAAAAAGGGTATGTGA
- a CDS encoding NADP-dependent oxidoreductase, whose translation MKQQQIRLRERPDGWPSEETFSYEEVEVKEPTQDEVTLKTRYLSVDPYMRGRMNDTKSYVEPFQIGEPLNGGIVAEVTKTKSEKLKVGDIVSGALNWQEYNTVPADTVRKLDLHGAPMSTALGVLGMPGLTAYFGMYHIGEPKEGETVVVSGAAGAVGSIAGQLAKRKGAHVVGIVGSKEKADYIRSIGFDEAIDYKEKHVGQALEQACPNGIDVYFENVGGEISDQVWPLLNSFARVPVCGAISSYNLEQGEEDIGRRVQGYLVKARVKMQGFLVGDFQSHYKEAYADLSRYLQNDELQFEETIHEGFDKVPEAFLGLFKGKNIGKQLVKVEK comes from the coding sequence ATGAAGCAACAACAAATTCGACTGCGTGAACGGCCTGACGGGTGGCCTAGTGAAGAGACTTTTTCGTATGAAGAGGTGGAAGTGAAAGAGCCTACACAAGATGAAGTGACGTTAAAAACCCGCTATCTCTCAGTTGATCCGTACATGCGAGGAAGAATGAACGATACAAAATCGTATGTAGAACCCTTTCAAATAGGAGAACCTTTAAACGGTGGAATTGTGGCAGAAGTCACGAAAACAAAATCAGAAAAGTTAAAGGTTGGCGATATTGTTTCAGGTGCATTAAATTGGCAAGAATACAATACTGTTCCTGCAGACACTGTACGTAAACTTGACCTACACGGAGCACCGATGTCAACAGCGTTAGGTGTGTTAGGAATGCCAGGGCTCACGGCGTACTTTGGTATGTATCACATTGGCGAGCCGAAAGAAGGCGAGACGGTCGTGGTATCAGGTGCAGCAGGTGCCGTTGGGTCCATTGCAGGGCAATTAGCTAAACGAAAAGGTGCACATGTTGTGGGCATTGTTGGTTCAAAGGAAAAAGCAGACTATATTCGTTCTATCGGGTTTGACGAGGCTATTGACTACAAAGAAAAGCATGTGGGGCAAGCATTAGAACAAGCATGTCCAAATGGAATTGATGTTTATTTTGAAAATGTTGGTGGCGAGATCTCAGATCAAGTCTGGCCGCTTCTTAACTCATTCGCTAGAGTCCCTGTTTGTGGTGCGATTTCTTCGTATAATCTAGAACAAGGAGAAGAAGATATAGGAAGACGGGTGCAAGGATACCTGGTAAAAGCTCGTGTGAAAATGCAAGGTTTCCTTGTAGGTGATTTCCAAAGTCATTACAAGGAAGCGTACGCGGATTTATCACGTTATTTACAAAACGATGAATTACAGTTTGAAGAAACGATTCATGAAGGATTCGATAAAGTACCAGAAGCTTTTCTTGGTTTATTTAAAGGGAAAAATATAGGCAAGCAGCTTGTAAAAGTAGAGAAATAA
- a CDS encoding MFS transporter yields the protein MDKRIYLLTTLTFIVGLVELIIGGILPFIAADLDITLGQAGLLISAFSLSFAIAGPVLLSLTAKVERKKLIMIVLVLFLFSNGIAVISNSLFVLLVSRILSASGAALLVSLCLTIASQISSEAYRSRAIGTVLMGVSASLVLGVPLGLFLGNEWGWRAPFVFIVAVTFILMVLIQFTLNPIEPKPYVPLSTQLRALRKPTILMVHSVSILFFIGHLTLYAFLTPFLQSTLHVSGNALSFLYLLFGIAAICGSWFGGYASDRFGNRQTMVVALSFFAFVLFIIPLVSNSGILLIPLLMLWNFLSWTITPAIQGHLVASAPKTSDIQQSINNSATHVGMAIGSVVGGLTIDVYTVDFNAPVGGLFAVIGLIVAIIAVKMK from the coding sequence TTGGACAAAAGAATTTACCTATTAACAACGCTTACCTTTATTGTTGGCCTAGTTGAATTAATTATTGGAGGTATCTTACCTTTCATTGCAGCTGATTTAGATATCACACTAGGTCAAGCCGGCTTATTAATTTCTGCTTTTTCTCTCAGCTTTGCGATTGCTGGTCCGGTTTTGCTATCCCTTACTGCAAAAGTGGAACGAAAAAAATTAATTATGATTGTTCTCGTGCTATTTTTGTTTTCAAATGGTATTGCGGTCATCAGCAATAGTTTATTCGTACTTCTTGTATCACGTATTTTATCGGCATCAGGTGCGGCTCTCCTTGTTTCGCTATGTTTAACCATTGCATCGCAAATTAGTTCAGAAGCCTATCGCTCCAGAGCCATTGGAACTGTATTGATGGGTGTAAGTGCCTCGTTAGTATTAGGTGTGCCATTAGGTCTATTTCTTGGAAACGAATGGGGGTGGCGGGCGCCGTTTGTCTTTATTGTAGCTGTAACCTTTATTTTAATGGTATTGATCCAGTTCACATTAAATCCCATTGAACCAAAGCCGTATGTGCCTCTATCGACACAACTACGTGCCCTACGGAAACCAACTATTTTGATGGTACATTCTGTTTCCATTTTGTTTTTTATTGGTCATTTAACACTATATGCGTTTTTAACACCCTTCTTACAATCAACGTTACATGTATCAGGGAATGCCCTAAGCTTTCTTTATTTGTTATTCGGTATAGCGGCTATTTGCGGAAGTTGGTTTGGGGGATATGCATCGGATCGATTTGGCAATCGACAGACGATGGTTGTCGCATTATCCTTTTTTGCCTTTGTCCTGTTTATCATACCGCTTGTTTCAAACAGCGGGATACTACTTATTCCACTTTTAATGTTGTGGAACTTTTTAAGCTGGACGATTACACCGGCTATACAAGGACATCTCGTTGCTTCTGCACCGAAAACGTCTGACATCCAACAAAGTATTAACAACTCTGCTACTCATGTTGGTATGGCCATTGGCTCGGTTGTTGGTGGATTGACAATTGATGTATACACGGTCGATTTCAATGCCCCTGTAGGCGGTTTATTTGCTGTCATTGGATTAATTGTTGCGATTATCGCTGTGAAAATGAAATAA
- a CDS encoding RDD family protein: METKPAGFWIRLGALLLDGILFNGLAFLLGLFLLAAWQDGITELAQFLYALLLPVFWYGYTVGKRVFKIRIIHMDGTNVGIWTMIKRTIIGGLIYVLPILISVTILSFTVDTRIWLTFVQNNDLSEEFILSGFDFTILALGFFPSLILLVASAFMVGLSKSRRSIHDLIAGTYVTKQSPAETEKIDKEANEH; this comes from the coding sequence ATGGAAACAAAACCAGCAGGATTTTGGATACGACTTGGGGCCCTTTTACTTGATGGTATTTTATTTAATGGATTGGCATTTCTTCTAGGATTATTCTTACTAGCAGCTTGGCAAGATGGTATTACAGAATTAGCACAGTTTTTGTACGCACTACTACTACCAGTTTTTTGGTATGGTTACACGGTCGGTAAACGGGTGTTTAAGATTCGCATCATTCACATGGACGGTACAAACGTAGGAATTTGGACAATGATTAAACGTACTATTATTGGCGGCCTTATCTATGTGTTACCTATACTTATTAGCGTTACAATCCTCTCTTTCACTGTTGATACACGAATATGGCTAACATTCGTACAAAACAACGATTTAAGTGAGGAATTCATTTTATCTGGATTCGATTTCACCATACTAGCTCTTGGCTTTTTTCCATCTTTAATTTTATTAGTTGCTAGTGCGTTTATGGTTGGCTTATCAAAATCAAGACGCTCCATACATGACCTTATTGCAGGCACCTATGTTACGAAGCAGTCACCAGCAGAAACAGAGAAGATTGACAAAGAAGCAAATGAACATTGA